A single Klebsiella variicola DNA region contains:
- a CDS encoding arabinose ABC transporter substrate-binding protein, with the protein MHKFTKALAAIGLAAVMSQSAMAENLKLGFLVKQPEEPWFQTEWKFADKAGKDLGFDVIKIAVPDGEKTLNAIDSLAASGAKGFVICTPDPKLGSAIVAKARGYDMKVITVDDQFVNAKGKPMESVPLVMMAASEIGARQGQELYKEMQKRGWDVKDTAVMAITADELDTARRRTTGSIDALKAAGFPDAQIYRVPTKSNDIPGAFDAGNSMLVQHPQVKHWLIVGMNDNTVLGGVRATEGQGFKAPDVIGIGINGVDAVNELSKAQPTGFYGSLLPSPDIHGYKTSEMLYNWVTKGVEPPKFTAVTDVVLITRDNFKEELAKKGL; encoded by the coding sequence ATGCACAAATTTACTAAAGCGCTGGCGGCCATTGGTCTCGCTGCGGTTATGTCACAATCAGCTATGGCGGAAAATTTGAAACTGGGTTTTCTGGTGAAGCAGCCGGAAGAGCCATGGTTCCAGACTGAGTGGAAATTTGCTGATAAAGCAGGAAAAGATTTAGGGTTTGACGTCATTAAAATTGCGGTTCCGGATGGTGAGAAAACCCTCAACGCAATCGACAGCCTGGCAGCCAGCGGCGCGAAGGGCTTTGTCATCTGTACCCCCGATCCCAAGCTCGGGTCGGCGATTGTCGCCAAAGCGCGCGGCTATGACATGAAGGTCATTACCGTCGATGACCAGTTCGTCAATGCGAAAGGCAAACCGATGGAGAGCGTACCGCTGGTGATGATGGCGGCCAGCGAAATCGGCGCCCGCCAGGGGCAGGAACTCTATAAAGAGATGCAAAAACGCGGCTGGGATGTTAAAGACACCGCGGTGATGGCTATCACCGCCGATGAGCTGGACACCGCCCGTCGTCGCACCACCGGCTCCATCGATGCCCTGAAGGCAGCCGGCTTCCCGGACGCGCAAATCTACCGCGTGCCGACAAAATCTAACGATATCCCGGGGGCGTTTGACGCCGGTAACTCCATGCTGGTCCAGCACCCGCAGGTGAAACACTGGCTGATCGTGGGGATGAACGACAACACCGTGCTCGGCGGCGTGCGTGCCACTGAAGGCCAGGGCTTTAAAGCACCGGATGTGATTGGCATCGGCATCAACGGTGTGGATGCGGTCAACGAACTGTCGAAGGCGCAACCGACCGGCTTCTATGGTTCCCTGCTGCCAAGCCCGGATATTCATGGCTATAAAACCAGCGAAATGCTCTACAACTGGGTCACTAAGGGCGTTGAGCCGCCGAAGTTCACGGCGGTGACCGATGTGGTGCTGATTACCCGCGATAACTTCAAAGAAGAGCTGGCGAAAAAAGGGCTGTAA
- a CDS encoding glycoside hydrolase family 88/105 protein, producing the protein MKVWPVKHSPLLCQPERFIARSELQALIRNVTQNLVNIKDESGQFLLRLDDGRVIDTKGWAGWEWTHGVGLYGIYQYYQQTGDIEMRDIIDRWFADRFAEGATTKNVNTMAPFLTLAYRFEETGRMAYLPWLESWAEWAMYEMPRTEQGGMQHMTLAEENHQQMWDDTLMMTVLPLAKIGKLLHRPQYVEEATYQFLLHVQNLMDRETGLWFHGWNYEGRHNFARARWARGNSWLTMVIPDFLELVDLPEGNAVRRYLMTVLDAQIAALAKCQDDSGLWHTLLDDPHSYPEASATAGFAYGILKAVRKRYVGQHYAGVAEKAIRGIVHNISPQGELLQTSFGTGMGSDLDFYRQIPLTSMPYGQAMAILCLTEYLRKYF; encoded by the coding sequence ATGAAAGTTTGGCCGGTCAAACATAGCCCATTACTGTGTCAGCCTGAGCGTTTTATCGCCCGCAGCGAACTGCAGGCTCTGATCCGCAACGTGACGCAAAACCTGGTGAACATTAAGGATGAGAGCGGGCAATTTTTACTGCGCCTCGATGACGGGCGCGTGATCGATACCAAAGGCTGGGCCGGCTGGGAGTGGACCCACGGGGTTGGGCTGTACGGCATCTATCAGTATTATCAGCAAACCGGCGATATCGAGATGCGCGATATCATCGACCGCTGGTTTGCCGACCGCTTCGCCGAGGGAGCAACGACCAAAAACGTCAATACGATGGCCCCGTTCCTGACCCTGGCATACCGCTTTGAAGAGACTGGCCGGATGGCGTATCTGCCGTGGCTGGAGAGCTGGGCGGAGTGGGCGATGTACGAGATGCCGCGCACCGAACAGGGCGGCATGCAGCACATGACTCTGGCGGAGGAGAACCATCAGCAAATGTGGGATGACACGCTGATGATGACCGTGTTGCCGTTAGCCAAAATTGGCAAGCTGCTTCACCGCCCACAGTATGTGGAGGAGGCGACCTACCAGTTCCTGCTCCATGTGCAGAACCTGATGGACCGGGAGACCGGGCTGTGGTTTCACGGCTGGAACTATGAGGGACGGCACAACTTTGCCCGGGCGCGCTGGGCGCGGGGCAACAGCTGGCTCACCATGGTGATCCCGGATTTTCTGGAGCTGGTGGATCTCCCCGAGGGGAACGCGGTACGGCGTTATCTGATGACGGTACTCGACGCACAGATTGCCGCCTTAGCAAAATGCCAGGACGACAGCGGCCTGTGGCATACCCTGCTGGACGATCCGCACTCTTATCCTGAGGCCTCGGCGACCGCCGGCTTTGCCTACGGCATTCTCAAAGCGGTGCGCAAGCGTTACGTCGGGCAGCACTATGCCGGAGTGGCTGAAAAAGCGATTCGCGGGATTGTGCACAATATTTCGCCGCAGGGGGAGCTGCTGCAGACCTCGTTTGGCACCGGAATGGGGTCAGACCTCGATTTTTATCGCCAGATCCCGCTTACCTCGATGCCCTATGGCCAGGCGATGGCGATCCTTTGTCTGACCGAGTATCTGCGTAAATATTTCTGA
- the araH gene encoding L-arabinose ABC transporter permease AraH, protein MSSVTTSGATRSAFSFARIWDQFGMLVVFAVLFIGCVIFVPNFASFVNMKGLGLAISMSGMVACGMLFCLASGDFDLSVASVIACAGVTTAVVINLSESLWLGIVAGLLLGAVSGLVNGFVIARLKINALITTLATMQIVRGLAYIISDGKAVGIEDERFFTLGYANWFGLPAPIWLTVACLVVFGLLLNKTTFGRNTLAIGGNEEAARLAGVPVVRTKIIIFVLSGLVSAAAGIILASRMTSGQPMTSIGYELIVISACVLGGVSLKGGIGKISYVVAGILILGTVENAMNLLNISPFSQYVVRGVILLAAVIFDRYKQKAKRAA, encoded by the coding sequence ATGTCATCAGTGACTACGTCCGGCGCTACCCGCTCTGCCTTTAGCTTTGCCCGCATTTGGGATCAGTTTGGCATGCTGGTGGTGTTTGCTGTGCTGTTTATCGGCTGCGTAATTTTTGTGCCCAACTTTGCCTCATTCGTCAATATGAAGGGGCTGGGGCTGGCGATCTCGATGTCCGGAATGGTGGCCTGCGGCATGCTCTTCTGCCTGGCCTCCGGCGATTTTGACCTGTCGGTGGCGTCGGTTATCGCCTGTGCCGGGGTCACTACCGCGGTGGTGATTAACCTGAGCGAAAGCCTGTGGCTGGGGATTGTCGCCGGCCTGCTGCTGGGCGCGGTCAGTGGTCTGGTCAACGGCTTTGTCATTGCGCGCCTGAAGATTAACGCCCTGATCACCACCCTCGCGACGATGCAAATCGTCCGGGGCCTGGCCTACATTATCTCCGACGGGAAAGCGGTGGGGATCGAAGATGAGCGCTTCTTCACTCTCGGCTACGCCAACTGGTTTGGTCTGCCGGCGCCAATCTGGCTGACGGTCGCCTGCCTGGTGGTTTTCGGATTATTACTAAACAAAACCACCTTTGGCCGTAATACGCTGGCTATTGGCGGCAATGAAGAGGCGGCGCGTCTGGCCGGGGTCCCGGTGGTGCGCACCAAGATTATTATCTTTGTGCTCTCTGGTCTGGTATCGGCCGCCGCGGGGATCATTCTGGCGTCGCGGATGACCAGCGGCCAGCCGATGACCTCGATTGGCTATGAGCTGATTGTTATTTCAGCCTGCGTGCTGGGCGGGGTATCGCTGAAGGGCGGGATCGGCAAGATCTCCTACGTGGTCGCCGGGATCCTGATCCTCGGGACCGTGGAGAACGCGATGAACCTGCTGAACATCTCGCCTTTCTCACAATACGTCGTGCGCGGTGTGATCCTGCTGGCGGCGGTGATTTTTGACCGCTACAAACAAAAAGCCAAACGCGCGGCCTGA
- the araG gene encoding L-arabinose ABC transporter ATP-binding protein AraG: MQQSTPYLSFRGITMTFPGVKALSDISFDCYPGQIHALMGENGAGKSTLLKILSGNYIPTAGHLQIGGQQMAFSNTMEALNAGVAIIYQELHLIPEMTVAENIYLGQLPHRGGIVNRSLLNYEARLQLEHLGLDIDPETPLKYLSIGQWQMVEIAKALARNAKIIAFDEPTSSLSAREIDNLFRVIRELREEGRVIIYVSHRMEEIFALSDAITVFKDGRYVCTFDDMPSVSHDALVQAMVGRNLGDIYGWKPRPYGEERLRLEEVKAPGVRTPVSLSVRSGEIVGLFGLVGAGRSELMKGLFGGTRITGGQVYIDGQPVDIRKPAQAIQAGMMLCPEDRKAEGIIPVHSVRDNINISARRKHIHAGCLINNAWEADNADQHIQSLNIKTPGPEQLIMNLSGGNQQKAILGRWLSEEMKVILLDEPTRGIDVGAKHEIYNVIYGLAASGVAVVFASSDLPEVLGVADRIVVMREGQIAGELLHEEANEQQALSLAMPKVSQAVA, translated from the coding sequence ATGCAACAGTCTACCCCTTATCTCTCATTTCGCGGCATCACCATGACGTTCCCTGGCGTAAAGGCTTTGTCCGATATCAGTTTTGACTGCTACCCCGGACAGATCCACGCGCTGATGGGTGAAAATGGCGCAGGCAAATCGACGCTGCTGAAAATTCTCAGCGGCAACTATATTCCGACCGCTGGCCACCTGCAGATCGGCGGCCAGCAGATGGCGTTCAGCAATACCATGGAGGCGCTGAACGCCGGCGTGGCGATTATCTACCAGGAGCTGCATCTGATCCCGGAGATGACCGTCGCCGAAAATATCTATCTTGGCCAGCTACCGCACAGAGGCGGTATCGTCAACCGATCGTTGCTCAACTATGAGGCCCGCCTGCAGCTGGAACATCTGGGGCTGGATATCGATCCGGAGACGCCGCTGAAGTATCTCTCTATAGGCCAGTGGCAGATGGTGGAGATTGCCAAAGCGCTGGCGCGCAATGCCAAGATCATCGCTTTCGATGAACCGACCAGTTCGCTCTCCGCCCGCGAGATAGACAATCTGTTTCGCGTTATCCGCGAACTGCGGGAGGAGGGGCGAGTCATCATCTATGTTTCGCACCGGATGGAAGAAATTTTTGCCCTCAGCGATGCCATCACCGTCTTTAAGGATGGCCGCTATGTCTGCACTTTTGACGATATGCCGAGCGTCAGTCATGACGCCCTGGTTCAGGCGATGGTGGGGCGCAATCTGGGCGATATATACGGCTGGAAACCTCGCCCCTATGGCGAAGAGCGGCTGCGTCTGGAGGAGGTCAAAGCACCGGGCGTGCGTACGCCGGTCAGCCTCTCGGTACGCAGTGGCGAAATCGTCGGCCTGTTCGGGCTGGTGGGCGCCGGGCGCAGCGAACTGATGAAAGGCTTATTTGGCGGCACCCGGATCACCGGCGGTCAGGTGTATATCGATGGCCAGCCCGTCGACATTCGTAAACCGGCCCAGGCCATCCAGGCCGGGATGATGCTGTGCCCGGAAGATCGCAAAGCAGAGGGGATTATTCCGGTTCACTCCGTACGCGACAATATCAATATCAGCGCCCGGCGCAAGCATATTCACGCTGGCTGCCTGATCAACAACGCCTGGGAGGCAGACAATGCCGATCAGCATATCCAGTCGCTGAACATTAAAACGCCTGGCCCGGAACAGCTGATCATGAACCTGTCGGGCGGCAACCAGCAGAAAGCGATCCTTGGCCGCTGGCTGTCGGAAGAGATGAAGGTGATCCTGCTCGATGAGCCCACCCGCGGCATCGACGTCGGCGCCAAACATGAAATTTACAACGTGATATATGGCCTCGCCGCCTCAGGTGTTGCCGTGGTGTTTGCCTCCAGCGACCTGCCGGAAGTGCTGGGCGTCGCTGACCGCATCGTGGTGATGCGCGAGGGGCAAATCGCCGGCGAACTGCTGCATGAAGAAGCCAATGAACAGCAGGCGTTAAGCCTTGCGATGCCAAAAGTGAGTCAGGCTGTCGCCTGA
- the uspC gene encoding universal stress protein UspC, whose product MPYSHLLVAVAPTPESQILIKKAVSIARPVNAKVSFITFATDPEMYNQFAAPMMENLRELMQEETREFLNELARQADYPIEKMTIACGELGHHVKDFCQSHKVDLVICGNHNHSLFSRATCSAKNIVGSSGVDVLLVSLEKG is encoded by the coding sequence ATGCCTTATTCACATCTGCTGGTTGCCGTCGCGCCAACGCCGGAGAGTCAGATATTAATTAAAAAAGCGGTGTCGATTGCCCGCCCCGTTAACGCGAAAGTGAGCTTTATTACCTTCGCCACGGATCCGGAAATGTATAACCAGTTCGCCGCACCGATGATGGAAAATCTGCGTGAGCTGATGCAGGAAGAAACGCGGGAGTTTCTCAATGAGCTGGCTCGTCAGGCGGACTACCCGATAGAAAAAATGACCATCGCCTGCGGCGAACTGGGTCACCATGTCAAAGACTTTTGCCAGTCGCACAAGGTTGATCTGGTGATCTGCGGCAATCACAACCACTCGCTTTTCTCGCGCGCCACCTGCTCGGCGAAAAATATCGTCGGCAGTAGCGGCGTCGATGTTCTGCTGGTTTCCCTTGAAAAGGGCTAA
- the otsA gene encoding alpha,alpha-trehalose-phosphate synthase: MSRLVVVSNRIALPDDKKSSAGGLAVGILGALKAAGGLWFGWSGEIGDDQQPLKQVSRGNISWASFNLNERDHDEYYNQFSNAVLWPAFHYRLDLVSFQREAWEGYLRVNAMLADKLLPLIEPDDTLWIHDYHLLPFASELRKRGVNNRIGFFLHIPFPTPEIFNALPPHAELLEQLCDYDLLGFQTESDRTAFLDSIAMQTRLSDLGDKRYQAWGKAFSTEVYPIGIDPDEITRNAKGPLPPKLAQLKNELKNVKNIFSVERLDYSKGLPERFLAYETLLEKYPQHHGKIRYTQIAPTSRGDVQAYQDIRHQLETAAGRINGQFGQLGWTPLYYLNQHFDRKLLMKVFRYSDVGLVTPLRDGMNLVAKEYVAAQDPDNPGVLVLSQFAGAAQELTSALIVNPYDRDEVATALDRALSMPLPERIARHSAMLDVIRENDIHNWQARFVDDLQHISPRSEESRLRGKIATFPKLA; encoded by the coding sequence ATGAGTCGTTTAGTCGTAGTCTCTAACCGTATCGCCTTACCGGACGATAAAAAATCGAGCGCTGGCGGTCTGGCCGTCGGCATCCTGGGGGCACTGAAAGCGGCGGGGGGTCTGTGGTTTGGCTGGAGCGGCGAAATTGGCGATGACCAGCAGCCGCTGAAGCAGGTCTCCCGCGGAAATATCTCCTGGGCGTCGTTCAACCTGAATGAACGGGACCATGATGAATATTACAACCAGTTTTCCAACGCCGTGCTGTGGCCGGCCTTCCACTATCGTCTTGACCTGGTCAGCTTCCAGCGCGAAGCCTGGGAGGGATATCTGCGGGTCAACGCGATGCTGGCGGACAAGCTTCTGCCGCTGATCGAGCCAGACGATACGCTGTGGATCCATGATTACCATCTGCTGCCGTTCGCCAGTGAACTGCGTAAGCGCGGAGTGAACAACCGGATCGGCTTCTTTTTGCATATTCCATTCCCGACGCCGGAGATTTTTAACGCGCTACCGCCGCATGCCGAGCTGCTGGAGCAACTGTGCGATTACGATCTGCTGGGCTTCCAGACCGAAAGCGACAGAACCGCCTTTCTTGACAGCATTGCCATGCAGACCCGACTCTCCGATCTCGGGGACAAACGCTATCAGGCATGGGGTAAGGCGTTCAGTACCGAGGTTTATCCGATTGGGATCGATCCGGACGAAATTACGCGCAACGCCAAAGGCCCGCTGCCGCCGAAGCTGGCTCAGCTGAAGAATGAGCTGAAAAATGTGAAGAATATTTTCTCCGTGGAGCGGCTTGACTACTCGAAAGGGTTGCCGGAGCGATTCCTCGCCTATGAGACGCTGCTTGAGAAGTACCCTCAACATCATGGCAAGATCCGTTATACCCAGATCGCGCCCACTTCCCGTGGCGATGTACAGGCCTATCAGGATATTCGTCACCAGCTGGAAACTGCAGCCGGACGCATCAATGGCCAGTTTGGCCAGCTTGGCTGGACCCCGCTCTACTACCTGAACCAGCATTTTGACCGTAAGCTGCTGATGAAGGTCTTCCGCTACTCTGACGTCGGGCTGGTGACGCCGCTGCGTGATGGCATGAACCTGGTGGCGAAAGAATACGTCGCAGCGCAGGATCCGGATAACCCCGGGGTGCTGGTCCTGTCGCAGTTTGCCGGGGCGGCGCAGGAGCTGACCAGCGCGCTGATCGTCAACCCTTACGATCGCGATGAGGTTGCCACCGCGCTGGATCGTGCTCTCAGCATGCCGCTGCCGGAACGTATCGCCCGTCATTCCGCGATGCTGGACGTGATCAGAGAGAATGATATTCATAACTGGCAGGCGCGTTTTGTCGACGATCTGCAGCATATTTCGCCGCGCAGCGAGGAGAGCCGCCTGCGGGGGAAGATAGCCACCTTCCCTAAACTGGCCTAG
- the otsB gene encoding trehalose-phosphatase: MDNQISVPPALTGNYAFFFDLDGTLADIQPHPDQVVIPDNTLQALNALAQQQGGAVALISGRSMAELDALTHPWRLPLAGVHGAERRDINGKTYIVSLPSALRDEIATELTSALQGLPGCELESKEMAFALHYRQAPQQQSAVLELAQRIVQRYPLLALQLGKCVVEIKPRGVNKGEAISAFMQEAPFAGREPVFVGDDLTDEAGFSVVNQLQGMSVKVGAGETQAHWRLADAAAVRTWLQHLAYDAQTERRDDHESFSRSL, from the coding sequence GTGGATAACCAGATATCTGTACCGCCTGCGCTAACCGGAAACTACGCTTTTTTCTTTGACCTCGACGGTACTCTTGCCGATATCCAACCGCACCCCGATCAGGTGGTGATACCCGACAACACGTTGCAGGCGCTCAACGCGCTGGCCCAGCAGCAGGGTGGGGCGGTGGCATTGATTTCAGGGCGCTCAATGGCTGAACTTGACGCGCTAACCCATCCCTGGCGGCTACCGCTGGCCGGCGTTCACGGGGCAGAACGCCGTGATATCAATGGTAAAACCTATATCGTTTCTCTGCCGTCGGCGCTGCGCGATGAAATCGCGACTGAGCTGACCTCGGCGCTGCAGGGGCTCCCCGGCTGCGAGCTGGAGAGTAAAGAGATGGCCTTCGCGCTGCACTACCGCCAGGCTCCGCAGCAGCAGAGCGCAGTACTGGAGCTGGCTCAGCGCATCGTTCAGCGCTACCCGCTGCTGGCATTGCAGCTGGGTAAATGCGTGGTGGAGATTAAACCCCGCGGAGTGAACAAAGGGGAGGCGATCAGCGCCTTCATGCAGGAGGCGCCGTTTGCCGGCCGCGAACCGGTTTTTGTCGGCGATGATTTGACCGATGAGGCGGGATTTAGCGTGGTTAATCAACTGCAGGGAATGTCGGTAAAAGTCGGCGCCGGGGAAACTCAGGCGCACTGGCGGTTGGCGGATGCCGCCGCTGTAAGGACGTGGTTGCAACATCTGGCGTATGACGCGCAAACCGAAAGGAGGGATGACCATGAGTCGTTTAGTCGTAGTCTCTAA
- a CDS encoding MFS transporter, which produces MKTRKIGLANYLAYGAGDFLGAGTTALTAAWLLYFYTTFCGLTPIEATLIFAAARVLDAVVSPLMGFLTDNFGTTWLGKRFGRRKFFILLGIPCVFSYSAMWVGEMGFWYYLVTYLLFDMVYTMILVPYETLVPEMTDDFKQKTKFSGARISMAQMSAILASFLPGILLTWLGKDNASSFFYASLVFSVLCAVMLTFVWCFTWERPREAWSEAALRAEAEKQNLTLAQSLNRLVIELSSTLRIKIFRQHLGMYLGGYIAQDVFNAVFTYYVVFVLMQEASVASNLLGTMAIFQFIAVIAMIPLCIRFGPAPSYRMVVVLFGLSSLSYALLYYAGLSDVYSLLLLISAVAGLGRGGINYVPWNTYTYIADVDEAITGQRREGIFAGIMTLTRKASQAGAVMLVGIIMQLSGFVSGQKIQPPGVSHTILLILSVGTLVVLACGFLVSLRFKLNLHTHSILRSETLRMRDLGCAQPEQTIAEHRAVVEMLAGMPYDCLWGNNNIGYLNRHKPAAPGLNQGGALNSTYTRG; this is translated from the coding sequence ATGAAAACACGAAAAATTGGACTGGCTAACTACCTGGCCTACGGCGCGGGCGATTTTCTCGGCGCCGGCACGACAGCGCTAACTGCCGCATGGCTACTCTACTTTTACACGACCTTCTGCGGACTGACCCCGATTGAGGCCACGCTTATTTTTGCTGCTGCCCGCGTGCTGGATGCGGTGGTGAGCCCGCTGATGGGCTTTCTCACCGATAACTTCGGCACCACCTGGCTCGGAAAGCGCTTCGGCCGCAGAAAATTCTTTATTCTGCTCGGCATTCCGTGCGTATTCAGCTATTCAGCGATGTGGGTCGGCGAGATGGGCTTCTGGTACTACCTCGTCACCTATCTGCTGTTTGATATGGTTTACACCATGATTCTGGTGCCCTACGAAACGCTGGTGCCAGAGATGACTGATGACTTTAAACAGAAAACCAAATTTTCTGGCGCGCGCATCTCGATGGCGCAAATGTCGGCGATTTTAGCCTCCTTTCTGCCGGGGATCCTCCTCACCTGGCTCGGGAAAGACAATGCCAGCTCATTCTTTTATGCCAGTCTGGTGTTCTCGGTCCTGTGTGCGGTGATGCTGACCTTCGTCTGGTGCTTCACGTGGGAACGGCCGCGTGAGGCGTGGTCAGAGGCGGCGCTGCGGGCGGAAGCGGAAAAACAAAACTTAACCCTCGCTCAGAGCCTCAATCGCCTGGTGATTGAGCTAAGCTCCACGCTGCGGATAAAAATTTTCCGCCAGCACCTCGGCATGTATCTGGGGGGCTATATCGCCCAGGACGTCTTCAATGCCGTGTTTACCTACTACGTGGTCTTTGTCCTGATGCAGGAAGCCTCTGTCGCCTCGAATCTGCTCGGGACGATGGCCATCTTCCAGTTTATTGCGGTGATCGCCATGATCCCGTTGTGCATTCGCTTTGGCCCGGCGCCGTCCTACCGCATGGTGGTGGTCCTGTTTGGCCTGAGCTCGCTCTCGTATGCGCTGCTCTATTACGCCGGACTGAGCGACGTCTATTCCTTACTGCTGCTCATCTCTGCTGTCGCCGGACTGGGACGCGGCGGGATTAACTACGTACCGTGGAATACCTACACCTATATTGCCGACGTCGACGAGGCGATCACCGGCCAGCGCCGCGAAGGAATTTTTGCCGGCATCATGACGCTGACCCGCAAAGCCTCGCAGGCGGGGGCGGTCATGCTGGTGGGTATCATCATGCAGCTGTCAGGGTTTGTCTCCGGGCAAAAAATACAACCGCCAGGCGTGAGCCATACCATTTTACTGATCCTCAGCGTCGGCACCCTGGTGGTGTTAGCCTGCGGCTTCCTCGTCTCGCTACGCTTCAAGCTCAACCTGCACACCCACAGCATCCTGCGCAGTGAAACCCTCAGAATGCGCGATCTCGGCTGTGCCCAGCCGGAACAGACCATTGCAGAACACCGCGCGGTGGTCGAGATGCTGGCGGGGATGCCTTACGACTGCCTGTGGGGCAATAACAATATTGGCTATCTGAATCGTCATAAACCTGCTGCCCCGGGGCTCAACCAGGGCGGTGCTTTAAATTCGACATACACCCGAGGTTAA
- a CDS encoding non-heme ferritin-like protein, which yields MAVPGMAQKLNTQMNLEFHASNVYLNLSEWCARHRFDGAATFLRTRAQSSITLTMRVFDYLKKAGSWPIVNPDRACNPECTSLEDLFTQTLNDYQQRSSMLSGLAEEARAQSDDNTWRFLTLLAEEQQQDGLLLQSVLEEIRNADKAGLGMEQTDRRLMALVGEPRKPH from the coding sequence ATGGCAGTTCCAGGAATGGCACAAAAGCTAAACACCCAGATGAATCTTGAGTTTCACGCCTCTAACGTTTACCTGAACTTAAGCGAGTGGTGTGCCCGGCATCGCTTCGACGGCGCCGCGACATTTTTGCGCACCCGCGCGCAAAGCAGCATTACCCTCACCATGCGCGTATTTGACTATCTGAAAAAAGCCGGCAGCTGGCCGATAGTGAATCCCGACCGCGCCTGTAATCCCGAATGCACCTCGCTGGAAGATCTGTTTACCCAAACCCTGAACGATTACCAACAGCGAAGCAGTATGCTGAGCGGTCTTGCCGAAGAAGCCAGGGCACAAAGCGACGACAACACCTGGCGATTTCTGACGCTGCTGGCGGAAGAGCAGCAACAGGATGGTCTGCTGTTGCAAAGCGTGCTTGAGGAAATCCGCAATGCCGATAAAGCTGGTCTCGGAATGGAGCAGACCGATCGGCGTCTGATGGCATTGGTCGGAGAACCACGGAAGCCGCATTAG